The Arachidicoccus terrestris genome includes the window GCCGCCTTGGGAACAACTTACCGGCATGCTTTCAAAAAGAAAGGGCGGTCCGTTTCACTGGACCTGCAGCTTTCTGCCGGAAGGAACGAAAACGAGGGCACTAATTTCTCAGATATATATAATTTCGAAACGGCCAAAGATAGTCTGACCAATCAGACCTATTCTTCCATTAATGAAAACAAATCTATCAGCACGACTTTGTCCTATACCGAACCTATTGCCCCGCATCAGTTACTGGAACTGGAACTTAACAATTCCTACCGGAAAACGAACTCGGACCGTAAAACCTATAATTACGACAGCATCACCGGCGGTTATACGGATGCCAATGAATTTCTCACCAATCTCTACGAAAATACCTATCAGTCTACCCGGGCGACGTTAGGTTATATGTATAGTGATGAGTTATTGCATATCAGTGCAGGGACCGGGGTGCAGTTCGGTCGCCTCAACAGTGACAATCTTTCCAAAGATATTCATCTGAGCCAGGATTATGTCAATCTCTATCCAACCGCCTCTATGTCCTATAAGTTTTCAAAAACCAGGCGTTTACGGTTTAATTATCGTGGGCGTACCAATCAACCCGACGTTAATCAACTACAGCCTGTAGTCGACAACTCCAATCCGCTACATATAACAACAGGTAACCCTAATCTGGACCAGGAATTCAAACATAGCTTCCTGTTGCGCTACAATAATTTTGACAGAGAGAGTAATAAGTCTTTCGATGCCATGATCAGCGCAGATATTACACAACATATGATTTCGAATGCAAAATTCAGGCTACCCAATGGCGGAGATTCTACGATACCCGTTAATTTGAACGGTTTCTATAATATCAGCGGTTATTTGAACTGGGGCATTCCTTTGAACCGGCCGAAGTCCAACCTGAATCTTTCCACCCGCTTTGAGAATCAGCGTTCTGTCAGTCTGATTAATAATGTGCATAGTTTTACCTATAACACTTCCATTAGCCAACGTATCGGTTGGTCTACCAATCTGGCAGAACTTTTTGACGTCAATTTTTCCACAAATCCGACCTATAATTTTGCCAGTTATACCGTCAATAAAAATTCAGACGGTAACTATTATTCCCAGTCACTGTCCTTTGACGGTACCTGGTATTCAAAGTCCGGTTGGGAGATTATGTCAGACTTTGATTACACTTTTTACGCGGGGCTTCCAAAAGGACAGAATACGGCCATCCCTATCTGGAATGCAGGTATTGCCAAATTGTTCTGGAATCAGGCCGGGGAATTAAAGCTTTCCGTACATGATATCCTTAACCAGAATAAAGGGATTGATTTTACCAGAACGGACAACGTTATTGGCTGGACCCAGAATAATATTCTCAAACGTTATTTTATGTTGACATTTACCTACAATCTGCGCAAATTCGGAGGAAGGAAAATGCGTTTTGGCCCCGATGGTGGCCGGGGGCCAAGAAGGGATTTTGGTGGAGAAAGAGGTGGTTTTGGAGGTGGCAGAGGTGGCGGTTTCCGCGGTGGCAGAGGCTTTTAATCGTCATCCCATGACTTAGGCGTCGTATTGAAAACAGGGAATTTATCAAATACAAATGGGCCGGCTATGGAGTAATATGACTACATTGGCGGCCCATTTTTTGATTATAAGGCTTTACATTTTTGCATATCACTGCATGGGTATCCGGCAGTCGTGGCATATATATTGT containing:
- a CDS encoding outer membrane beta-barrel protein, which translates into the protein MRFTVVVSILMVSLILSRAQAQTQNRDGKISGQIVDTISNNVSRATISLLKAADTANVKRTLSDSTGHFSFSDLELTTYIMRISFQGYDVADRYVSISKEEPALNVGEITLKQTLNELGTVIVTAIVPVTFKGDTTEFNADAFGTKPNATVEDLIKKLPGMEVGKDGTIQSQGESVPRVFVDGKRFFGDDPKVATQNLPREVVDKIQVFDGKSDQAEFTGFDDGNTIKTINIVTKKDKRHGMFGKSSAAIGNDDPEFKNGLYNFNGRFFKMDGDKRLGAIVNFNNVNAQTFGGGGGSDDNNGLNKTFSAGIRYGDQISKKTEFSGSYNYTDRHSVRDSKSFRQDLFTDTSQLTSQNSYGISDNQGHRMNLNFETKFDSSNELRIRPNISYNKSSGSSSSSSEISRLIDGDTSRLSRTNSNNTTGSNSYNAALGTTYRHAFKKKGRSVSLDLQLSAGRNENEGTNFSDIYNFETAKDSLTNQTYSSINENKSISTTLSYTEPIAPHQLLELELNNSYRKTNSDRKTYNYDSITGGYTDANEFLTNLYENTYQSTRATLGYMYSDELLHISAGTGVQFGRLNSDNLSKDIHLSQDYVNLYPTASMSYKFSKTRRLRFNYRGRTNQPDVNQLQPVVDNSNPLHITTGNPNLDQEFKHSFLLRYNNFDRESNKSFDAMISADITQHMISNAKFRLPNGGDSTIPVNLNGFYNISGYLNWGIPLNRPKSNLNLSTRFENQRSVSLINNVHSFTYNTSISQRIGWSTNLAELFDVNFSTNPTYNFASYTVNKNSDGNYYSQSLSFDGTWYSKSGWEIMSDFDYTFYAGLPKGQNTAIPIWNAGIAKLFWNQAGELKLSVHDILNQNKGIDFTRTDNVIGWTQNNILKRYFMLTFTYNLRKFGGRKMRFGPDGGRGPRRDFGGERGGFGGGRGGGFRGGRGF